The proteins below come from a single Lepeophtheirus salmonis chromosome 4, UVic_Lsal_1.4, whole genome shotgun sequence genomic window:
- the LOC121116015 gene encoding LOW QUALITY PROTEIN: caspase-1-like (The sequence of the model RefSeq protein was modified relative to this genomic sequence to represent the inferred CDS: inserted 1 base in 1 codon), protein MATSNTKKSAKSRDFRDASPIFVLTNQVSSESSESSSESKISFCKTPIHDDNYNLEHGEKRLLIFNQTKFPCYDIGLKDRKGVEQDTQAIKDTFNPLGFFIQEHENLTVAQIKHELLSLSSMDDLSCLIIFISTHGDKNEVLLAFDKKFNLRDDIMEELSPKKIPSLAGKPKVIFVQACQGSKTDKGILIKYEMSRTLMGMNISGQVHGHGSAVPIHKISTHADFLLAKSSYHGYYSYRSNTSGSWFIQTVCDEICRSSXMDDLLSIMTKVIRNISLNYTSHHEDPDIDQCKQTPTLEVTLLRKIYLKSLDIVESSEPKSDEDPSTR, encoded by the exons ATGGCAACATCTAACACAAAGAAGTCTGCCAAATCTAGGGACTTTAGAGATGCATCTCCTATATTCGTTTTAACTAATCAAGTGAGCTCCGAATCCTCTGAGTCCTCTTCAGAATCCAAAATATCATTCTGTAAAACTCCTATACATGATGATAACTACAACTTGGAACATGGGGAGAAAAGGTTGTTAATCTTCAACCAAACAAAGTTCCCATGTTATGATATTGGCCTGAAGGATCGAAAAGGAGTAGAACAAGATACTCAAGCAATTAAAGATACCTTCAATCCACTTGGCTTCTTCATACAAGAACATGAAAATTTAACAGTTGCTCAAATTAAACACGAGTTATTGTCTCTCTCAAGCATGGACGATCTCTCATGTCTGATAATATTCATATCGACTCATGGAGACAAAAATGAAGTTCTATTGGCATTTGataagaaattcaatttaaggGATGACATTATGGAGGAATTATCTCCAAAAAAGATACCTTCTCTTGCTGGGAAAcctaaagtaatttttgttcaGGCGTGTCAAGGATCAAAGACAGACAAAGGAATTCTTATCAAGTATGAAATGAGTCGTACTCTAATGGGAATGAATATAAGTGGCCAAGTCCATGGACATGGTTCTGCAGTACcaattcataaaatttcaacaCATGCTGATTTTCTTTTAGCCAAGTCATCTTATCATGGATATTATTCATATCGGTCAAATACATCCGGATCATGGTTTATTCAAACTGTGTGCGATGAAATATGCCGGTCTT CTATGGATGACCTCTTGTCCATTATGACAAAAGTTATACGAAACATTTCTTTAAACTACACGTCGCATCACGAAGATCCTGACATTGACCAGTGTAAACAAACTCCAACGTTAGAGGTTACACTTCTCAGAAAGATTTACTTGAAGTCACTTGACATTGTAGAATCGTCTGAGCCTAAATCAGATGAGGACCCGTCTACAAGATGA